Proteins encoded by one window of Vibrio algicola:
- the thiC gene encoding phosphomethylpyrimidine synthase ThiC translates to MSSSRKQARMEAKNFIESLSVQPYPNSEKTYIQGSRTDIRVPMRQISLADSLVGGSKEKPLLSPNEPIQVYDTSGLYTDPTYQIDLHTGLPKLREQWITERDDTETLSDVSSTFAKQRLADDTLDNLRYGNLPRIRKAKPNQCVTQLHYARKGIITPEMEFIAIRENMGRQKFGDEQLNQQHPGNNFGANLPKEITPEFVRREVAEGRAIIPSNINHPESEPMIIGRNFLIKVNANIGNSSVSSSIEEEVEKLVWSTRWGGDTVMDLSTGRNIHETREWILRNSPVPIGTVPMYQALEKVNGVAEDLNWEVMRDTLIEQAEQGVDYFTIHAGLLLRYVPMTAKRVTGIVSRGGSIIAKWCLAHHQESFLYTHFREICEICAKYDVALSLGDGLRPGSIADANDEAQFSELRTLGELTKIAWQYDVQVMIEGPGHVPMHMIKENMDEQLKHCHEAPFYTLGPLTTDIAPGYDHITSGIGAAMIGWFGCAMLCYVTPKEHLGLPNKEDVKTGLITYKLAAHAGDLAKGHPGAQIRDNALSKARFEFRWHDQFNLSLDPETALAFHDETLPQESGKVAHFCSMCGPKFCSMKISQEVREYAKDTKQVAADQAIDIKMLNDPLEGMKQKSAEFLATGSELYHPAKSDLDEESELEV, encoded by the coding sequence ATGTCGTCAAGTCGTAAACAAGCTCGTATGGAAGCTAAAAATTTCATTGAGTCACTTTCTGTACAACCATACCCAAACTCAGAAAAAACCTATATCCAAGGTAGCCGCACTGACATTCGCGTCCCTATGCGTCAAATATCACTAGCAGATAGTTTGGTTGGAGGGAGTAAAGAAAAACCATTATTGTCTCCTAATGAGCCCATTCAGGTCTACGATACTTCCGGTCTTTATACCGATCCAACTTACCAGATAGATCTCCATACTGGCTTGCCAAAGCTAAGAGAACAATGGATTACTGAGCGCGACGATACTGAAACGTTATCAGATGTCAGCTCCACGTTTGCCAAGCAAAGATTAGCCGATGACACCTTAGATAATCTTCGTTATGGCAACTTACCTAGAATTCGAAAAGCCAAACCAAACCAATGCGTCACTCAATTGCATTACGCGAGGAAAGGCATTATTACCCCTGAAATGGAGTTTATTGCCATTCGTGAAAATATGGGTCGTCAGAAATTTGGGGATGAACAGTTAAATCAGCAGCATCCTGGCAATAACTTTGGCGCTAATTTACCAAAGGAGATCACCCCTGAGTTCGTACGTCGAGAGGTGGCGGAAGGGCGTGCGATTATTCCATCTAATATTAATCACCCTGAATCAGAACCTATGATCATTGGGCGTAATTTCTTAATTAAGGTGAATGCCAATATAGGTAATTCTTCAGTTTCTTCATCAATCGAAGAAGAAGTAGAGAAGTTGGTGTGGTCAACACGTTGGGGCGGCGATACTGTAATGGACCTTTCGACGGGACGTAATATCCATGAAACGCGAGAGTGGATTTTACGTAACAGCCCAGTACCAATTGGAACGGTTCCGATGTACCAAGCATTAGAAAAAGTGAACGGTGTCGCTGAGGACCTTAATTGGGAAGTGATGCGAGACACCTTAATTGAGCAAGCTGAGCAGGGGGTGGATTACTTTACTATTCATGCTGGCCTGTTACTTCGTTATGTGCCGATGACGGCTAAGCGGGTGACTGGGATTGTTTCTCGTGGTGGCTCGATCATTGCAAAGTGGTGCTTAGCTCATCACCAAGAAAGCTTTCTTTATACTCATTTTCGTGAGATCTGTGAAATTTGTGCCAAATATGATGTAGCACTTTCACTGGGAGATGGCCTACGTCCAGGTTCAATCGCTGATGCCAATGATGAAGCGCAATTTTCTGAACTGCGTACATTAGGCGAGTTGACTAAAATCGCATGGCAATATGATGTCCAAGTGATGATTGAAGGTCCTGGGCATGTTCCTATGCACATGATCAAAGAGAATATGGATGAGCAGTTAAAGCATTGTCATGAAGCTCCATTTTATACTCTAGGGCCATTAACCACCGATATTGCACCAGGTTATGATCATATCACCTCTGGTATTGGTGCGGCGATGATCGGTTGGTTTGGTTGTGCGATGTTGTGTTATGTCACCCCAAAAGAGCACTTGGGTTTACCAAATAAAGAAGATGTAAAAACAGGGCTTATTACTTATAAACTTGCTGCTCATGCTGGCGATTTGGCCAAAGGTCACCCTGGCGCACAAATTCGAGATAATGCCTTATCGAAAGCACGCTTTGAATTTCGTTGGCATGACCAATTCAATCTTTCTCTTGATCCTGAAACTGCACTGGCTTTTCATGATGAAACGCTACCGCAAGAATCAGGTAAAGTCGCTCATTTTTGCTCGATGTGTGGCCCTAAATTTTGTTCAATGAAAATATCGCAAGAAGTGCGTGAGTATGCCAAAGACACCAAACAAGTAGCCGCCGATCAAGCGATTGATATTAAAATGCTCAATGATCCATTGGAAGGAATGAAACAAAAATCGGCCGAGTTTTTAGCGACAGGTTCAGAGTTATATCATCCTGCTAAATCGGATCTCGATGAAGAATCTGAGCTGGAGGTTTAA
- a CDS encoding voltage-gated chloride channel family protein, with translation MSHPLKPNPKLFIQILRWIIIIVPVASVIGALNAFFLWLLSEATATREANTWLLYLLPFAGLLIVYLYRELGKNSDGGNNLIMDEIHQPGAGIPTRMGPLVLITTVITHLFGGSAGREGTAVQIGGAASQCFAKWFKLSPSDTRLLLISGIAAGFGAIFGTPLTGAIFALEVLAIGRLKYDAIIPALFAAIIADTVCTALGTHHTHYRIDFLESFKMLDHVVKVDPLLLLKIIVAGVGFGLAGYLFGELTHSLKDFFKLTLKNPYLIVFIGGVLVILITKLIGNYDYTGLGVYSSREGGVSIVSAFHQGGAEWYSWILKLVLTALTLSVGFKGGEVTPLFFIGATLGNSLAWVLGAPPELFAALGFIAVFAAATNTPLACTIMGVELFGSEYILYFAIACYTAYYFSGHTGIYLSQRVAVPKLFDLEGEAPFDGKIGQLRETHSSLFGLLINKLKK, from the coding sequence ATGTCTCATCCCCTTAAACCAAATCCCAAGTTATTTATCCAAATCTTACGTTGGATAATTATTATTGTTCCTGTTGCTAGTGTAATAGGCGCATTAAATGCTTTCTTTTTGTGGCTACTGTCTGAAGCAACAGCAACCCGTGAAGCCAATACTTGGCTGTTATATCTTTTGCCTTTTGCTGGCTTACTGATTGTTTATCTATACCGAGAGCTTGGTAAAAATTCAGATGGTGGTAATAACCTCATCATGGATGAAATACACCAACCAGGTGCAGGGATCCCAACTAGAATGGGTCCTTTAGTACTTATCACAACGGTTATTACCCATCTATTTGGTGGCTCAGCAGGACGTGAAGGTACTGCGGTTCAGATTGGTGGCGCTGCTTCTCAATGTTTTGCAAAATGGTTTAAGTTATCACCATCAGACACTCGTCTACTGCTAATTTCAGGTATTGCGGCTGGTTTTGGCGCGATATTTGGCACGCCATTGACGGGGGCTATTTTTGCCTTAGAAGTGCTAGCAATTGGCCGCTTGAAGTATGATGCAATTATTCCGGCATTATTTGCTGCTATTATTGCCGATACTGTTTGTACTGCACTGGGTACGCACCATACTCATTACCGGATTGATTTTTTAGAGTCTTTTAAAATGCTCGATCATGTTGTAAAGGTTGATCCACTTTTGCTTTTAAAAATCATTGTGGCTGGGGTTGGTTTTGGCCTCGCCGGATACTTATTTGGTGAGTTGACCCATTCATTAAAAGACTTTTTTAAATTAACGCTTAAAAATCCATACCTGATTGTCTTTATTGGTGGTGTTTTAGTTATTTTAATCACTAAGTTGATTGGTAATTACGATTACACTGGTTTAGGGGTTTATAGCAGCCGTGAAGGCGGGGTCAGTATTGTTTCAGCCTTCCACCAAGGTGGTGCAGAGTGGTATAGCTGGATACTTAAATTAGTATTGACCGCATTAACGCTATCGGTTGGGTTTAAAGGTGGTGAAGTGACCCCTTTATTCTTTATTGGTGCGACATTAGGTAATTCTTTAGCTTGGGTTTTAGGGGCGCCACCTGAATTATTTGCCGCACTGGGTTTCATCGCTGTGTTTGCAGCGGCAACCAATACTCCGCTGGCATGTACTATCATGGGGGTTGAGCTATTTGGTTCTGAATACATACTCTATTTTGCTATTGCGTGTTATACCGCTTATTACTTCAGTGGGCATACTGGTATCTACTTATCTCAACGAGTCGCGGTGCCCAAATTGTTTGATCTAGAAGGTGAGGCTCCTTTTGATGGGAAAATTGGTCAATTAAGAGAGACTCACTCGAGTTTATTTGGATTATTAATTAACAAACTTAAAAAATAG
- a CDS encoding aminopeptidase P family protein, which translates to MSLNISDRIEALRQWLTNNNLDAVIIPHEDEYLGEYIPLHNERLAYISGFVGSAGAAIITQDQAAIFVDGRYTIQVTKQAPSDIFSYHHLIQQPPLQWASQNLKQGARLAIDPKMHSAVWFEKAEVQLSQQLQLISLDHNPIDVIWQDRPDPIESSMRLMDLELVGQSSADKRQQIADILVNDNLDAALLTQLDSVCWLLNIRGLDVSRLPVLLSQAIIHQNGSVDFFIDPSRVPDNFAQHVGANVRVHSPLQLETVLASLATKKVLVDPSTSNAWYSLILNKHKAIIHPAADPCLLPKACKNNVEAQGMINCHVRDGVAMSSFLCWLDKEVASGRLHDEDQLATKLQQCREQDPTLADLSFDTISAAGSNAAMCHYNHADQSEFGKLSLNSLYLVDSGGQYQDGTTDITRTIAIGTPSEFMKQQYTLVLKGHIALASARFPKGTTGSQLDVLARQFLWAKGYNYDHGTGHGVGHFLSVHEGPQRISPAYNGVALQAGMVVSNEPGYYRTDEFGIRIENLELINPVETNGDLELLGLHSLTRCPIDVRAINVDMLNRPELTWLNDYHQKVWDDLSPLVNSEVKIWLQHATQPLRYAD; encoded by the coding sequence ATGTCACTTAACATTTCAGATCGCATTGAAGCTTTACGCCAATGGTTAACCAACAACAACCTCGATGCAGTTATCATTCCTCACGAAGATGAATACTTGGGCGAATATATTCCACTGCATAATGAAAGGCTTGCTTATATCTCGGGCTTTGTCGGATCAGCCGGTGCCGCAATCATCACTCAAGATCAGGCGGCTATTTTTGTCGATGGTCGATATACCATTCAAGTCACTAAACAAGCACCAAGTGATATTTTCTCTTATCATCATCTAATTCAACAACCACCTCTGCAATGGGCAAGTCAAAATCTTAAACAAGGTGCACGCCTTGCTATCGATCCAAAAATGCACTCTGCGGTTTGGTTTGAGAAAGCCGAAGTTCAGTTATCACAACAACTGCAGCTGATCAGCTTAGATCACAATCCGATTGATGTTATCTGGCAAGATCGTCCCGATCCTATTGAATCATCAATGCGTTTAATGGATCTTGAACTGGTAGGACAATCAAGTGCAGACAAGCGTCAACAAATTGCTGATATTCTAGTGAATGATAACCTTGATGCAGCTTTATTGACGCAATTAGACTCGGTGTGCTGGTTACTTAATATTCGTGGCTTAGACGTTTCTCGCCTGCCGGTACTATTAAGCCAAGCGATCATTCATCAAAATGGTAGCGTTGATTTCTTTATTGATCCCTCTCGTGTACCAGACAATTTCGCCCAACATGTTGGAGCCAATGTACGTGTTCACTCTCCTCTGCAACTTGAAACAGTATTAGCCTCATTGGCGACTAAAAAAGTATTAGTCGATCCAAGTACTTCTAATGCGTGGTACTCACTGATATTGAATAAGCACAAGGCCATCATTCATCCTGCCGCGGATCCATGTCTATTACCTAAAGCTTGTAAAAATAACGTTGAAGCACAAGGGATGATCAATTGTCATGTCCGAGATGGCGTGGCGATGTCTTCTTTTTTATGTTGGTTAGATAAAGAAGTTGCGAGTGGTCGACTGCATGATGAAGATCAGTTAGCGACCAAACTACAACAATGTCGCGAACAAGATCCGACTCTGGCCGATTTAAGTTTCGATACTATTTCAGCGGCAGGCAGCAATGCAGCAATGTGTCATTACAATCACGCCGATCAATCTGAGTTTGGGAAGCTAAGTTTAAACAGTTTGTACTTAGTTGATTCTGGTGGCCAATATCAAGATGGCACCACAGATATTACTCGCACTATTGCGATTGGAACACCTTCAGAATTTATGAAGCAACAATATACTTTAGTGCTGAAAGGTCACATTGCTTTAGCCAGTGCTCGCTTTCCCAAAGGCACAACAGGTAGTCAACTGGATGTTTTGGCCCGCCAATTTTTATGGGCAAAAGGCTATAACTATGATCACGGTACCGGTCATGGTGTCGGTCACTTCTTAAGTGTGCATGAAGGCCCTCAGCGTATTTCACCTGCGTATAATGGTGTGGCGCTGCAAGCGGGCATGGTAGTTTCAAATGAACCCGGTTATTACCGTACCGATGAATTTGGTATTCGGATCGAGAACCTAGAGTTAATTAATCCAGTTGAAACCAATGGTGATCTGGAACTGCTTGGATTGCACTCTCTAACCCGTTGTCCTATTGATGTGCGAGCGATCAATGTTGATATGCTCAATCGTCCAGAACTCACTTGGCTCAATGATTATCATCAGAAAGTGTGGGATGATTTAAGCCCACTCGTGAATAGTGAGGTTAAAATCTGGCTGCAACACGCAACCCAACCATTACGTTACGCCGATTAA
- the thiH gene encoding 2-iminoacetate synthase ThiH — MSFIEHFKKLDWDNIKLSIYSKTAEDVERALGKNKLDLEDFKALISPAAESYIEQMAQQSYALTRQRFGHTMGFYIPLYLSNLCANSCSYCGFSMDNRIKRKTLNLSEISSEIRAIKAMKFDSVLLVTGEHETKVGMKYFRQTLPLIKQSFNYLAMEVQPLEQHQYAELKTLGLDAVMVYQETYHPSTYAQHHLRGNKQDFYYRLDTPDRLAKAGIDKIGIGALIGLEEWRTDCFFTATHLQYLEKQYWQSRYSISFPRLRPCEGGVQPKSVMTDKQLVQLICAYRLFNPQVELSLSTRESPQFRDNVLALGVTSISAASKTQPGGYANADVELEQFAISDERSAQQVEAAVKSRGFEAVWTDWHSAYSG, encoded by the coding sequence ATGAGCTTTATTGAACATTTTAAAAAATTAGATTGGGATAATATTAAGCTGTCGATATACAGCAAGACTGCGGAAGATGTAGAGCGAGCGCTAGGCAAAAATAAGCTTGATCTGGAAGATTTTAAAGCGTTAATCTCGCCGGCGGCCGAAAGCTATATCGAACAAATGGCGCAGCAATCTTATGCTCTCACTCGGCAGCGATTTGGTCATACCATGGGTTTTTACATCCCACTTTATCTATCGAACTTATGCGCCAATTCGTGTAGTTACTGTGGTTTTTCTATGGATAATCGCATCAAACGCAAAACATTAAATTTGAGTGAGATCAGCAGTGAAATCCGTGCGATCAAAGCGATGAAGTTCGATAGTGTTTTATTGGTAACCGGAGAGCATGAAACTAAGGTTGGAATGAAATACTTTCGCCAAACGCTACCCTTAATCAAGCAGTCATTCAACTATCTAGCCATGGAAGTCCAGCCGCTTGAACAGCATCAATACGCCGAATTGAAAACCTTAGGTTTAGATGCGGTGATGGTATACCAAGAAACCTATCATCCTTCTACTTATGCTCAGCATCATTTACGCGGCAATAAACAAGATTTTTATTATCGATTAGACACCCCTGATCGGCTGGCAAAAGCAGGCATCGATAAAATAGGCATTGGGGCTTTGATTGGCTTAGAAGAATGGAGAACAGATTGTTTTTTCACTGCGACCCATTTGCAGTATCTTGAAAAACAGTACTGGCAATCACGTTACTCCATTTCTTTTCCAAGATTAAGACCGTGCGAAGGTGGTGTTCAACCTAAATCAGTCATGACAGATAAACAACTGGTACAGCTGATTTGTGCTTACCGCTTGTTTAACCCTCAAGTTGAATTGTCATTATCGACACGTGAATCGCCACAGTTTAGAGATAATGTTTTAGCGTTAGGGGTTACCAGTATTTCTGCAGCCTCCAAAACACAACCTGGGGGTTACGCTAATGCCGATGTTGAGTTGGAGCAATTCGCCATCAGTGATGAGCGTTCAGCGCAACAAGTAGAAGCGGCGGTAAAGTCGCGAGGATTTGAAGCTGTATGGACTGACTGGCATTCGGCTTACTCTGGTTAG
- the thiS gene encoding sulfur carrier protein ThiS, protein MNIMVNEEVVLLDGVTSVSGLLTQLEIEINNIAITVNHTIVPHSCWDEFEINSGDQISLFQAIAGG, encoded by the coding sequence ATGAATATAATGGTCAATGAAGAAGTGGTGCTACTGGATGGTGTGACTTCTGTGAGTGGCTTACTCACACAATTAGAAATTGAAATAAACAATATAGCGATTACGGTAAATCACACCATCGTCCCACATTCTTGCTGGGACGAATTTGAGATTAATAGTGGTGATCAAATTTCTCTTTTCCAAGCAATAGCAGGGGGCTGA
- the tsrA gene encoding H-NS-like global regulator TsrA has product MSITTYEMARILEQLEESPEKVMYGKLLAELGNQSEERIRSAAKQLPLETLRDIIYQFQTVLESRKDENIQLIAQDMKDKGFSIEELEKFLAKK; this is encoded by the coding sequence ATGTCTATTACCACTTATGAAATGGCTCGAATCTTAGAGCAATTAGAAGAAAGCCCAGAAAAAGTCATGTATGGAAAGTTACTAGCTGAACTCGGCAATCAAAGTGAAGAGCGCATTCGCAGCGCCGCTAAGCAGCTGCCATTAGAAACATTACGAGACATCATCTATCAATTTCAAACAGTCCTTGAATCGCGTAAAGATGAAAATATTCAATTGATCGCCCAAGATATGAAAGACAAAGGCTTTTCGATTGAAGAGTTAGAAAAATTTCTCGCTAAGAAATAA
- a CDS encoding HesA/MoeB/ThiF family protein encodes MNDLQFHRYQRQIMVPEVGESGQELLLASKVLIVGCGGLGSSVALYLASAGVGQLVVADGDSVESSNLQRQVIYRESDIGVNKAKSTVHQIKQLDSQSKIRAVESFLQDERLKLEVMMADVVLDCSDNFPTRQAVNKACVESGTPLISGSAIGWVGQLMTFDFRQSKQPCYHCAVPYQDNSAGLKCSENGVIGPVVGTLGNLQALEAIKLISNNTKLKPNVLNLFDGQTLAWQKFNISVDPSCPVCCHL; translated from the coding sequence ATGAATGATTTACAGTTTCATCGCTATCAACGTCAAATTATGGTTCCAGAAGTTGGGGAGTCGGGTCAGGAACTTTTATTGGCAAGTAAAGTTTTGATTGTTGGTTGTGGCGGTTTGGGTTCATCGGTAGCTTTATATCTTGCTTCGGCTGGTGTGGGTCAGTTGGTGGTGGCGGATGGTGATAGCGTTGAGTCTTCTAACTTACAACGCCAAGTGATTTATAGAGAATCCGATATTGGTGTTAATAAGGCCAAATCGACCGTTCATCAAATTAAACAACTTGATTCACAATCAAAAATCCGTGCAGTTGAATCATTCTTACAAGATGAAAGACTAAAACTTGAAGTGATGATGGCGGATGTGGTGTTGGATTGCAGTGATAACTTCCCAACTCGGCAAGCGGTAAATAAAGCCTGTGTTGAATCGGGCACACCTTTAATTTCCGGCTCGGCAATTGGGTGGGTTGGCCAATTGATGACGTTTGATTTTAGGCAAAGTAAACAGCCTTGTTATCACTGTGCGGTTCCTTACCAAGATAATAGCGCAGGGTTAAAATGTTCTGAAAATGGTGTGATCGGACCGGTTGTCGGCACTTTAGGTAACCTTCAGGCATTAGAAGCAATCAAACTGATAAGCAACAATACCAAGCTAAAGCCTAACGTTTTAAATTTATTTGATGGTCAAACGCTAGCTTGGCAAAAATTTAATATTAGCGTGGATCCTTCATGTCCAGTTTGCTGTCATTTATAA
- a CDS encoding DMT family transporter, with protein sequence MPSTNNERTAVVLGLSAVLLWSTVATAFKLTLAQFSPIQMLLVASIVSAFTLLLICGYQGKLNQIVPIFKANPKFFLLLGLINPFGYYLILFKAYELLPASQAQPLNYSWAITLTLMAAIFLGQKIRRQDWVACGLGYFGVLIIATKGDLLGLHFESPLGVILALLSTLLWASYWILNTKNKSDPIIVVLLGFLISLPFSLFAAWHEGHAWSHINWQGWLAVSYVGLFEMGITFVLWLSALKLTQNTARISNFIFLSPFISLILLSQIIGETIYPSTIIGLVFILIGLMIQQIKFKRHRSTSTTRSG encoded by the coding sequence ATGCCTTCTACAAACAATGAACGCACTGCCGTGGTGCTTGGGTTAAGCGCGGTATTACTATGGTCAACCGTTGCCACCGCTTTCAAACTAACTTTGGCACAATTTAGTCCAATTCAAATGCTATTGGTTGCCAGTATCGTTTCCGCCTTCACCTTATTACTGATTTGTGGCTATCAAGGCAAGTTAAACCAAATCGTTCCAATTTTTAAAGCCAATCCTAAATTCTTCCTTCTATTAGGATTAATTAATCCCTTTGGCTATTATTTGATTTTATTTAAAGCCTATGAACTACTACCCGCCTCACAGGCTCAGCCTTTAAACTACAGTTGGGCGATCACTTTAACCTTAATGGCGGCGATATTTTTAGGTCAAAAAATTCGCCGTCAAGATTGGGTCGCTTGTGGTTTAGGTTACTTTGGGGTGTTAATCATTGCCACCAAAGGTGACTTATTAGGCTTGCACTTTGAGAGTCCACTAGGGGTAATACTGGCGTTATTATCGACTTTGTTATGGGCATCTTATTGGATCTTAAATACTAAAAATAAATCCGACCCTATCATCGTGGTGCTACTTGGCTTTTTGATCTCCCTGCCTTTTTCATTATTTGCCGCTTGGCATGAGGGGCATGCATGGTCTCACATCAATTGGCAAGGATGGTTGGCGGTTTCTTATGTTGGATTATTTGAAATGGGGATCACGTTTGTGCTGTGGTTGAGCGCATTAAAGCTCACTCAGAATACCGCTCGGATCAGTAATTTTATATTTCTATCACCATTTATTTCATTAATATTACTATCTCAAATTATAGGCGAGACAATTTACCCATCGACGATAATTGGCTTGGTGTTTATTTTGATTGGGTTAATGATCCAGCAAATAAAATTCAAGCGACATCGTTCAACATCGACGACTCGCTCAGGGTAA
- a CDS encoding thiazole synthase, whose product MISSTIVKPNTSSDSLVIADKIFSSRLFTGTGKFANQSIMANALEVSGTQLCTMALKRVNIHNQDDDILKPLINAKINLLPNTSGAKGAKEAILAAELAREALATNWLKLEIHPDPKYLMPDPIETLKAAEELVKRGFVVLPYCHADPVLCRHLEQVGCAAIMPLGSPIGSNKGLASKDFLEIIIDQANIPVIVDAGIGAPSHAAQAMELGADAVLVNTAIASANDPNLMAEAFKLSVQAGRIAYLAGLAASSHQAVASSPLTSFLS is encoded by the coding sequence ATGATATCTTCCACAATTGTGAAACCTAATACTTCATCAGATAGTCTAGTTATCGCCGATAAGATTTTTTCTTCTCGCCTTTTTACCGGAACGGGAAAGTTCGCCAATCAATCAATAATGGCCAATGCATTGGAAGTTTCAGGAACGCAACTTTGTACAATGGCATTAAAACGGGTCAATATACATAACCAAGATGATGATATTTTAAAGCCATTAATCAATGCAAAAATTAATTTATTACCCAATACCTCGGGCGCCAAAGGGGCGAAAGAGGCGATTTTAGCGGCTGAATTAGCGCGAGAAGCTTTGGCGACTAACTGGCTTAAATTAGAGATACATCCCGATCCTAAATACTTAATGCCTGATCCAATAGAAACCCTAAAAGCCGCAGAAGAATTAGTAAAGCGCGGTTTTGTCGTCCTACCTTACTGTCATGCCGATCCAGTTCTGTGTCGTCATTTAGAGCAAGTTGGATGTGCCGCAATCATGCCATTAGGTTCGCCGATAGGGTCCAATAAAGGACTAGCATCGAAAGATTTTCTCGAAATTATTATCGATCAAGCAAACATTCCGGTGATTGTCGATGCGGGAATTGGCGCGCCATCTCACGCAGCTCAAGCAATGGAATTGGGTGCAGATGCGGTACTGGTTAACACTGCGATTGCCTCTGCCAACGATCCGAACTTGATGGCAGAAGCATTTAAACTTTCAGTACAAGCGGGCAGAATCGCTTATCTTGCGGGATTAGCTGCGAGTAGTCATCAGGCGGTTGCATCAAGTCCATTAACCTCTTTTTTATCTTAG
- the thiE gene encoding thiamine phosphate synthase, whose amino-acid sequence MVHIKLPSQQQALTSMITNCLSAAKQVGFAIEDIAISPGHCEYIAVIDQDQATCYSVLHDAVQDPSSINNADRYLLYLNGQPLPEILNDKTLYIDAYFEGELHDVWLNAEQEYRVLRSSHVIAPLHSERHLAWFFTCLSLEFSLQDALMLARAAMTVPLPHSSMNKLREPDSSVSRETWPTERFLFPTPLIMVNERSAKFNWNCIEKQWFDYQPIERDKFNLYPVVTHYRQIEKLLMLGVKTVQLRIKNPLQKDLEEQIKHAVALGEEHDAQVFINDYWQLAIKHQAYGVHLGQEDLQVADLKLIQQMGLRLGLSTHGYYEVLKAAQFNPSYIALGHIFPTPTKQMPSKPQGVIKLKLYQQMISSLMPHEPTVAIGGIDLSNAKQVWQCGVSSLAVVRAITEAPDIQLAINQFAQIMQEDLADVAEPA is encoded by the coding sequence ATGGTACATATAAAGCTACCCTCACAACAACAAGCTCTGACTTCAATGATCACCAATTGTTTATCTGCTGCAAAGCAGGTAGGTTTTGCGATTGAAGATATAGCGATAAGTCCTGGTCATTGCGAATACATTGCTGTTATTGATCAGGATCAGGCGACATGTTATTCGGTTTTGCATGATGCGGTGCAAGATCCTTCGAGTATTAATAATGCAGACCGTTATCTATTGTATTTGAATGGGCAACCTCTACCAGAAATATTGAATGATAAAACGCTATATATTGATGCTTACTTTGAGGGTGAGTTACATGATGTATGGTTGAATGCAGAACAAGAGTATCGTGTATTACGCTCCTCACATGTTATAGCTCCTCTACATAGTGAGCGTCATCTTGCGTGGTTTTTTACGTGCTTAAGTCTCGAGTTCTCGCTTCAAGATGCATTGATGCTAGCCCGTGCTGCAATGACTGTACCGTTACCTCACAGCAGTATGAATAAATTACGCGAACCAGATTCGAGTGTTTCACGTGAAACATGGCCAACAGAACGCTTTTTATTCCCGACACCATTAATAATGGTTAATGAGCGAAGTGCTAAATTTAATTGGAACTGTATTGAGAAGCAATGGTTTGATTATCAACCAATAGAGCGTGATAAATTTAACTTGTACCCAGTGGTGACTCATTACCGTCAAATCGAAAAATTGTTGATGCTAGGAGTTAAAACAGTTCAATTGCGAATAAAAAACCCGCTTCAGAAAGACCTAGAAGAGCAAATTAAACATGCGGTCGCATTGGGCGAAGAACATGATGCACAGGTGTTTATCAATGATTATTGGCAATTGGCCATAAAACATCAAGCTTATGGTGTACATCTAGGCCAAGAAGATCTGCAAGTGGCCGATTTGAAATTAATACAGCAAATGGGCTTACGTTTAGGACTCTCTACTCATGGATATTATGAGGTATTAAAAGCGGCACAATTTAACCCGAGTTATATTGCACTGGGGCATATATTTCCGACACCGACGAAACAAATGCCATCGAAGCCGCAAGGGGTCATTAAGCTTAAATTATATCAACAGATGATCAGCAGCTTAATGCCTCATGAACCGACGGTGGCGATTGGTGGTATTGACCTATCTAACGCAAAACAAGTTTGGCAATGTGGTGTGTCGAGTTTGGCAGTTGTACGTGCCATTACCGAAGCTCCTGATATACAATTAGCCATCAATCAATTTGCACAAATTATGCAGGAGGATCTGGCTGATGTTGCCGAACCTGCATAG